One Acidobacteriota bacterium DNA window includes the following coding sequences:
- a CDS encoding hydantoinase B/oxoprolinase family protein, producing the protein LSGGLPGKVGKNTLITKKGEISLPSKVNIKVAPGDILRIETPGGGGYGFPE; encoded by the coding sequence CTCTCCGGAGGTCTTCCGGGGAAGGTGGGGAAGAATACCCTGATCACGAAGAAAGGGGAGATTTCCCTTCCCTCAAAGGTAAACATAAAAGTAGCCCCCGGGGACATCTTGAGGATCGAGACCCCCGGGGGTGGTGGTTATGGCTTCCCGGAATAG